AAGCGGGCCAAATGAACTGGCAATCTCCACTCCAAACTGATTCAGCAGCATCTCTCTTACTGAATCTCCATCGATGCCGGCAGGGATATTCACGCACGTTACCATAGGCAGCTTCCACGAGACATCATTAAATAACGTTAAACCCATTGCCTTAAGCCCGTTCGTCAGGGCTTGTTCGTGGAAGCGATGTCTTTCCGCACGCTTTGCCAGCCCTTCCTGTAATACAATCCGCACCCCCTCACGCAATGCATAAAGCATAGATGTTGCTTCTGTATGGTGATTTAACCGTCTAGGCCCCCAATAGTCCTGCAGCTGGCTTAAGTCCAAGTAATTGCTGCAAATGGGGTGCTGCACATTGGACCGGTCTTGCTCCGTCGCCACGCCTCTTTCTACTTTTTTTCGAACGGACAGCACTTGTTCGATGCGCTCATTATACGTAATGGGCGCCATACCTGAAGGAATGGACAAGCACTTTTGCGTCCCGCCAATCACGGCATCCAGCTGCCATTCATCCACTTTCACTTCTGTTCCCCCAATAGTGGCGACCGCATCGACAATGCTTAACACATCCAGTTCCCGGCAAGCAGGCCCGATCCTGTCTAACGGCTGCATACAGCCTGTCGATGTTTCCCCATGAACAAGCGCAAGCACTTTTGGTTTGATCCTTTTTAATTCGTCTATAATCACCTGCTGGTCAAATACTTCTCCCCAAGGACATTCAATGGTGTGAATGTCCGCCCCATTACGCTCAGCAATTTCCGTTAGCAAATGGCCGAATCTCCCGTATATAGGAATCAACACTTTATCTCCCGGTGCTATTACGCTGCACAATACCGCCTCAATCCCCGCCCGCGATGTTCCGTCAACCGGAAAGGCCCATTGGTTTTTTGTGCGGAACACCTGGCGAAGCATTTCCATCGTTTCATTCATCATTTTCGTGAAAGCCGGATCAAATTGGCCGAGTATGGGCTGACTCAGCGCACGCAGCACTCTCGGATCCGCCTCTACAGGCCCC
The Bacillus xiapuensis DNA segment above includes these coding regions:
- a CDS encoding pyridoxal-phosphate-dependent aminotransferase family protein, whose amino-acid sequence is MKTYQEINAPLRTIMTPGPVEADPRVLRALSQPILGQFDPAFTKMMNETMEMLRQVFRTKNQWAFPVDGTSRAGIEAVLCSVIAPGDKVLIPIYGRFGHLLTEIAERNGADIHTIECPWGEVFDQQVIIDELKRIKPKVLALVHGETSTGCMQPLDRIGPACRELDVLSIVDAVATIGGTEVKVDEWQLDAVIGGTQKCLSIPSGMAPITYNERIEQVLSVRKKVERGVATEQDRSNVQHPICSNYLDLSQLQDYWGPRRLNHHTEATSMLYALREGVRIVLQEGLAKRAERHRFHEQALTNGLKAMGLTLFNDVSWKLPMVTCVNIPAGIDGDSVREMLLNQFGVEIASSFGPLHGRIWRIGTMGYSCRKENILFVLAALEAVLLRHGATIQTGQGLQAALDVYEAVYPACKLP